The following nucleotide sequence is from Streptomyces bathyalis.
ATTCACCACCGATCGAGTGGGCCCGCTCCGCCGCGTCGTATCCGGGGGCGCGTTCGCCCGGCATCGGTTGCACGGCTTGCTGCTCGATCACGAAGCCCTCGGTGAAGACGAAGACGATGAACGAGGCGCGGGCCGCGGCACCCGGCGAGAAGCCGGCAGCCACCAGCCGCCGCAGATGCTCCTCCTGCTGCGCGGCGTGCCCGGTGTCGGTGAGCCGGGTGCCGGCGAAGACCTTCGCGCCGTCCCGGTAGCGCAGCAGCGCACGGCGCAGGCCACGGCCGGTCCCGGCCAGCAGCTCCTGCCAGTCGGCGTCGGCGGGCGCGCCGTCGGCCCGGACGCCCTCCCCGTCGTCCGCCGCACTCATGTCGCGCAGCATCGCCGTGGCCATCTCGTCGAGCAGTTCCTGCTTGTTCCGCACGTGCCAGTACAGGGCCGGCGCCTGGACGTTCAGCTCCTTGGCCAGGCG
It contains:
- a CDS encoding TetR/AcrR family transcriptional regulator C-terminal domain-containing protein, whose protein sequence is MKAKGQPGLDRSRVVGTALRLLNEVGLDGLTLRRLAKELNVQAPALYWHVRNKQELLDEMATAMLRDMSAADDGEGVRADGAPADADWQELLAGTGRGLRRALLRYRDGAKVFAGTRLTDTGHAAQQEEHLRRLVAAGFSPGAAARASFIVFVFTEGFVIEQQAVQPMPGERAPGYDAAERAHSIGGEFPLAAQAGADLFDDYDSRFEEGLAAVIAGIGATLGPGSAG